The Henckelia pumila isolate YLH828 chromosome 2, ASM3356847v2, whole genome shotgun sequence genome includes a window with the following:
- the LOC140884284 gene encoding glyoxylase I 4-like: MGRDINIAVEEEKEQLFKPSAARELPLLALNHVSFVCKSVKKSVQFYEQVLGFVLIKRPSSFDFEGAWLFNHGIGIHLLEMESAPSKKGKINPKDNHISFQCTNMELIIQQLEEMKVEYVKGVVREGGILVDQIFFHDPDGYMVEICNCQNIPILPISSSSCPLKNKMIIPNPNTTLGSVCRDEVEAEMMENLALDLMEFSI, from the exons ATGGGGAGAGATATCAATATTGCCgtggaagaagaaaaagaacagTTGTTTAAGCCATCGGCAGCAAGAGAATTGCCTTTGTTGGCATTGAACCATGTATCTTTCGTTTGCAAATCTGTGAAGAAATCGGTCCAATTCTACGAGCAAGTTCTTGGATTCGTGCTCATCAAAAGGCCTTCTTCCTTCGACTTCGAAGGAGCTTG gtTGTTTAACCATGGAATCGGGATCCATTTGCTGGAAATGGAAAGTGCTCCGAGCAAGAAAGGGAAAATAAACCCAAAAGACAATCACATATCATTCCAATGCACCAACATGGAACTTATAATCCAACAATTGGAAGAAATGAAGGTAGAATATGTGAAGGGAGTTGTTAGAGAAGGTGGGATCTTGGTGGATCAAATATTCTTCCATGATCCAGATGGTTACATGGTTGAGATTTGCAATTGCCAAAACATCCCAATTCTCCCCATCTCCTCTTCTTCTTGTCCCCTCAAAAACAAGATGATCATTCCAAATCCCAATACTACTTTGGGATCGGTTTGCAGGGATGAGGTTGAGGCTGAGATGATGGAGAATTTGGCTTTGGACTTGATGGAGTTTTCCATATAA
- the LOC140883544 gene encoding glyoxylase I 4-like → MGREINIVNVEEAEKEEELFIKASSARELPLLALNHVSFVCKSVKKSVQFYEQVLGFVLIKRPSSFDFEGAWLFNHGIGIHLLEMESAPSKKGKINPKDNHISFQCTNMELIIQQLEEMKVEYVKGVVREGGILVDQIFFHDPDGYMVEICNCQNIPILPISSSSCPIKNKMIIPNPNTTLGSVCRDEVEAEMMENLALDMMEFSI, encoded by the exons ATGGGGAGAGAGATCAATATTGTTAATGTGGAAGAAGCTGAAAAAGAAGAAGAGTTGTTTATAAAGGCATCATCAGCAAGAGAATTGCCTTTGTTGGCATTGAACCATGTCTCTTTTGTTTGCAAATCGGTGAAGAAATCGGTCCAATTCTACGAGCAAGTTCTTGGATTCGTGCTCATCAAAAGGCCCTCTTCCTTTGACTTCGAAGGAGCTTG gtTGTTTAACCATGGAATCGGGATTCATTTGCTGGAAATGGAAAGTGCTCCTAGCAAGAAAGGGAAAATAAACCCAAAAGACAATCACATATCATTCCAATGCACCAACATGGAACTTATAATCCAACAATTGGAAGAAATGAAGGTAGAATATGTGAAGGGAGTAGTTAGAGAAGGTGGGATCTTGGTGGATCAAATATTCTTCCATGATCCAGATGGTTACATGGTTGAGATTTGCAATTGCCAAAACATCCCAATTCTCCCCATCTCCTCTTCTTCTTGTCCCATCAAAAACAAGATGATCATTCCAAATCCCAATACTACTTTGGGATCGGTTTGCAGGGATGAGGTTGAGGCTGAGATGATGGAGAATTTGGCTTTGGACATGATGGAGTTTTCGATCTAA